The Alkalihalobacillus sp. LMS6 genomic interval ATGCAATTATTTGATGCAAGCTATTTATTTTTTTGACACCTGAGTGAATGTTAACTCAGACTAACAGATTTATAAGGGTGGAGAATCAATGAAATTCGATGATTTACAAGCATTTGCTGAAGTGGCGCGCCTACAAAATATTTCAAAAGCAGCCGCTAAGCTTAATTATGGACAATCCAATATGACGATGAAAATCAAACGACTAGAAGCTTATTTTGACACATCGCTTTTTTATCGAACAGCCCAAGGGGTACAACTCACAACAAAAGGACATGTATTACTTGAACAAACAAACCAAATTCTTCGGCTTTGGGAGGAAACAAACACACGGTTACGAGATGGTGAAGCAACTGGTTCAATCACAATCGGTTCGATGGAAACAACAGCAGCCGTTCACCTCCCAACGATGCTTGCTCAATTAAAAGAAACCTACCCACATGTCTCGATCCACCTTAAAACAGGTCCAACAGATGAGTTGATTGATCGTGTACTCCGCTATGATATTGACGCTGCTTTTATTGCTGGTCCGATTAAACGAAGTGGGCTAAACAGTGTCCCCTTGTTTCGTGAGACGATGATGCTCGTCACGAGCAACGCTTTAGCAAAGCAACTTGATGCGTCCTATCAACAACTGGATACGCAAGATATCATTACATTCCGCAGCGGATGCGCGTATCGAAAGCATCTAGAGCGCTTTTTTGATTCGCTTCAATTTGTTCCACAAAGAAAAATGGAGCTTGGTTCCC includes:
- a CDS encoding LysR family transcriptional regulator, whose translation is MKFDDLQAFAEVARLQNISKAAAKLNYGQSNMTMKIKRLEAYFDTSLFYRTAQGVQLTTKGHVLLEQTNQILRLWEETNTRLRDGEATGSITIGSMETTAAVHLPTMLAQLKETYPHVSIHLKTGPTDELIDRVLRYDIDAAFIAGPIKRSGLNSVPLFRETMMLVTSNALAKQLDASYQQLDTQDIITFRSGCAYRKHLERFFDSLQFVPQRKMELGSLDAILGCVANNMGVSMLPQSVVGHHPSVSSIPLPASFQQIDTHFLYREHEEHPTFSFFKHYSHKEDD